Proteins encoded in a region of the Streptomyces sp. NBC_00258 genome:
- a CDS encoding sugar ABC transporter substrate-binding protein, which translates to MAGRTVRYRNGRNTSRAIRAAAVAACATLVLAACGSTKDNVASKGDGGGDGSGKVGVILPLLTSPFWQSYNDYVPKMAKTEDVDALKTVNSNSDPSQQITDINNQLNQGVKGLVVAPLDSAAISAGLDQAERKGVPVVAVDVAPEKGKVAMVVRANNVAYGEKACEYLGEQIPSGKVVQIMGDLASVNGRDRSEAFRACVKEKFPKLKVLEIPAKWESDTAASKLDTLLNANPDIKGIYMQAGGVYLAPTLQTLKSKGLLKKTGEKGHITIVSNDGIPQEFDAIRKGQIDATVSQPADLYAKYGMYYIKAAMEGKTFKPGPTDHDSEIVKLPSGILEDQLPAPLVTKENVDDPELWGNTVK; encoded by the coding sequence ATGGCCGGCAGAACAGTGCGGTACCGGAACGGTCGAAACACCTCACGGGCGATACGTGCGGCGGCCGTGGCCGCCTGCGCCACGCTCGTACTCGCGGCATGCGGCAGCACCAAGGACAACGTCGCCTCCAAGGGCGACGGCGGAGGCGACGGCAGCGGCAAGGTCGGCGTCATCCTGCCCCTGCTGACCTCGCCGTTCTGGCAGTCGTACAACGACTACGTACCCAAGATGGCGAAGACCGAGGACGTCGACGCCCTCAAGACCGTGAACTCCAACAGCGACCCGTCGCAGCAGATCACGGACATCAACAACCAGCTCAACCAGGGCGTGAAGGGCCTCGTCGTGGCCCCCCTGGACAGCGCCGCGATCTCCGCCGGGCTCGACCAGGCCGAGCGCAAGGGCGTGCCCGTGGTCGCCGTGGACGTGGCGCCCGAGAAGGGCAAGGTCGCGATGGTCGTACGCGCCAACAACGTCGCGTACGGGGAGAAGGCCTGCGAGTACCTCGGCGAGCAGATCCCCTCCGGCAAGGTCGTGCAGATCATGGGCGACCTGGCCTCGGTCAACGGCCGGGACCGCTCCGAGGCCTTCCGGGCCTGCGTCAAGGAGAAGTTCCCGAAGCTGAAGGTCCTGGAGATCCCCGCCAAGTGGGAGTCGGACACGGCGGCCTCCAAGCTGGACACGCTCCTCAACGCCAACCCGGACATCAAGGGCATCTACATGCAGGCGGGCGGCGTCTACCTCGCGCCCACGCTGCAGACCCTGAAGTCCAAGGGGCTGCTGAAGAAGACCGGCGAGAAGGGCCACATCACGATCGTCTCGAACGACGGCATCCCGCAGGAGTTCGACGCCATCCGCAAGGGCCAGATCGACGCCACCGTCTCGCAGCCGGCCGACCTCTACGCCAAGTACGGCATGTACTACATCAAGGCGGCGATGGAGGGGAAGACCTTCAAGCCGGGTCCGACCGACCACGACTCCGAGATCGTCAAGCTGCCCAGCGGCATCCTTGAGGACCAGCTGCCCGCGCCGCTGGTGACCAAGGAGAACGTCGACGACCCCGAGCTGTGGGGCAACACGGTCAAATGA
- a CDS encoding FadR/GntR family transcriptional regulator, which produces MDESLPQGTTAAPQKGTVTQRAIDQIKAMIGEGRLEPGARLPTERDLASQLGISRSSMREAIRALTVLGVLEARHGSGIYVTQLEAGDLLETFGVVADLSRGPGLVELLEVRRILESTATALAAARITSDQLAEVEKHLTAMNATDDPEEILSHDLAFHRAIGVAAGNDTMAAILEGLSSRTFRARVWRGYQEEGAFERTRREHAAIHRALVARDPETARAAAAAHVGEVEQWLRTQLQP; this is translated from the coding sequence GTGGACGAGAGCCTGCCCCAGGGGACGACGGCGGCCCCGCAGAAGGGGACCGTGACGCAGCGCGCGATAGACCAGATCAAGGCGATGATCGGCGAGGGCCGTCTGGAGCCGGGCGCGCGGCTGCCGACCGAGCGGGATCTGGCGTCACAGCTGGGCATCTCGCGCAGCTCGATGCGCGAGGCGATCCGGGCGCTCACGGTCCTGGGCGTCCTGGAGGCCCGGCACGGGTCCGGGATCTACGTCACCCAGCTGGAGGCCGGGGACCTGCTGGAGACCTTCGGTGTGGTCGCGGACCTCTCCCGGGGACCGGGGCTGGTCGAGCTCCTCGAAGTGCGGCGCATCCTGGAGTCGACGGCGACCGCGCTCGCCGCCGCACGGATCACCTCCGACCAACTGGCCGAGGTCGAGAAGCACTTGACGGCGATGAACGCGACGGACGACCCGGAGGAGATCCTCTCCCACGACCTGGCGTTCCACCGCGCCATCGGGGTCGCCGCGGGCAACGACACGATGGCGGCCATCCTGGAGGGGCTCTCCTCGCGCACGTTCCGCGCCCGGGTCTGGCGCGGCTACCAGGAGGAGGGGGCGTTCGAGCGCACCCGGCGGGAGCATGCGGCTATCCATCGTGCGCTGGTAGCTCGCGACCCTGAGACCGCACGGGCGGCTGCGGCTGCGCATGTGGGTGAGGTGGAGCAGTGGCTGCGGACCCAGCTCCAGCCTTGA
- a CDS encoding sugar ABC transporter ATP-binding protein yields the protein MSTPLVEARGIAKRYGPTVALADGQLTVHAGESHALVGRNGAGKSTLVTVLTGLQAPDEGTVSFDGEPAPALTDRDAWRRKVACVYQKPTVVPELTVAENLFINRQPQGRGGFISWRRLKTEAAEVLDTWDVHVDPEARTADLKVEDRQMVEIARALSFGARFIVLDEPTAQLDNREIERLFTRMRALQESGVTFLFISHHLQEVYEVCQTVTVLRDARWITTAPVAELPRAALVEAMAGESIAAVEEKASRGDVDAGAPVVLEAHGLTSESYEGIDLTVRGGEVVGLAGSSGSGKIELAESFAGLHTPTGGTAQLEGRQLPFGDVTAALRAGVGCVPRDRHGQGLVFGMTVGDNATMTVLDRLGRYGFVGTDRKRGFADELIDRLDIHTEGPDQPVSDLSGGNAQKVVMARALASDPRLLVLINPTAGVDVKSKESLLSRMDSARDDGTAVLVVSDELDDLRRCDRVLVLFHGRVVAEHPAGWRDHELIASIEGVDHHG from the coding sequence ATGAGCACACCACTCGTTGAGGCGCGGGGCATAGCCAAGCGGTACGGCCCCACGGTCGCCCTCGCCGACGGACAGCTGACCGTGCACGCGGGCGAGTCCCATGCCCTCGTCGGCCGCAACGGCGCGGGCAAGTCCACCCTCGTCACCGTACTCACCGGCCTCCAGGCCCCCGACGAGGGCACGGTCAGCTTCGACGGCGAGCCCGCGCCCGCGCTCACCGACCGGGACGCCTGGCGGCGTAAGGTGGCCTGCGTCTACCAGAAGCCCACCGTGGTCCCCGAGCTGACGGTCGCCGAGAACCTCTTCATCAACCGGCAGCCGCAGGGCCGCGGCGGCTTCATCAGCTGGCGACGGCTGAAGACGGAGGCCGCCGAGGTCCTCGACACCTGGGACGTCCACGTCGACCCGGAGGCACGGACCGCCGACCTCAAGGTCGAGGACCGCCAAATGGTGGAGATCGCCCGGGCGTTGAGCTTCGGCGCCCGGTTCATCGTCCTCGACGAACCGACCGCCCAGCTCGACAACCGGGAGATCGAGCGCCTCTTCACCCGCATGCGCGCGCTCCAGGAGTCCGGCGTCACGTTCCTGTTCATCTCGCACCACCTCCAGGAGGTGTACGAGGTCTGCCAGACCGTGACGGTCCTGCGCGACGCCCGCTGGATCACCACGGCCCCGGTGGCCGAGCTGCCGCGGGCGGCCCTCGTCGAGGCCATGGCGGGGGAGTCGATCGCCGCCGTGGAGGAGAAGGCCTCCCGTGGCGACGTGGACGCCGGCGCGCCCGTCGTCCTCGAAGCACACGGGCTCACGTCGGAGTCGTACGAGGGCATCGACCTCACCGTGCGCGGTGGTGAGGTCGTCGGCCTCGCCGGATCCAGCGGCAGCGGCAAGATCGAGCTTGCCGAGTCCTTCGCGGGACTGCACACGCCGACCGGCGGGACCGCTCAACTGGAGGGCAGGCAGCTGCCGTTCGGCGATGTGACGGCCGCTCTGCGCGCCGGTGTCGGCTGCGTGCCGCGCGACCGGCACGGGCAGGGTCTCGTCTTCGGCATGACCGTCGGCGACAACGCCACCATGACCGTCCTGGACCGCCTCGGCCGGTACGGCTTCGTCGGCACCGACCGCAAGCGGGGCTTCGCCGACGAGCTGATCGACCGCCTCGACATCCACACCGAGGGGCCCGACCAGCCCGTGTCCGACCTCTCCGGCGGCAACGCGCAGAAGGTCGTCATGGCCCGGGCCCTCGCCTCCGACCCCCGGCTGCTGGTCCTGATCAACCCCACCGCGGGCGTCGACGTGAAGTCCAAGGAGTCCCTGCTCTCCCGCATGGACTCGGCCCGCGACGACGGCACCGCCGTCCTCGTCGTCTCCGACGAACTCGACGACCTGCGCCGCTGCGACCGCGTCCTCGTCCTCTTCCACGGCCGTGTCGTCGCCGAGCACCCGGCGGGCTGGCGCGACCACGAGCTGATCGCCTCCATCGAAGGAGTGGACCACCATGGCTGA